From the genome of Terriglobia bacterium, one region includes:
- a CDS encoding hydrogenase iron-sulfur subunit, with the protein MNKRVGVYVCTGCSIGEALDVESLKSVAMKECKAELCRTHEFLCGDEGTAQIRQDIEGAGIDAVVIAGCSSRAKTQQFNFNGAVVSDRVNLREQVAWCHVPKDEETQALAEDSLRMGVSKVRHMEPLEPLADPVSHTLLVVGGGITGITAALDAANAGCDVLLVEKQRCLGGALAGIKKTYPMHAPFTEAVPSPLPERIAAVMSHPRVKVFCSTTIVRTEGQPGAFDVTLQNGASSAVHRVGAIVMATGWKPYDAKKLGALGYGVADVVTSVELESLGAAGPIKRVSDGKPVESILFVQCAGSRDAQHLAYCSSTCCMTTLKQVEYIREQNPTANVFVIYKDVTTPGRYEEYYQKVQNHPLNFFTKGEVKGVARGGDGKLSVTVTDSPLGKSISIPVDMVVLATGMVPNSADGEAIRALHDAQQKVARNESETQRREAELTVEQLKRHEGTEILRLTYRQGPDLPVRNGGFPSSHFICFPYETRRTGIFTAGAVRAPMDMVRAEEDAAGAVMKAIQSVHMASQGQALHPRAGDLSYPVFSLQRCTQCKRCTEECPFGSLDEDEKGTPKFNAYRCRRCGICMGACPERIVSFKNYSVEMIASMVKAIEVPEEDEEKPRIVIFACENDACPVLDQVGMERLQYDASVRIIPLRCLGSMNIVWIADALSRGVDGILLLGCKFGDDYQCHFVRGSELANRRLENVKETLQRLQLESERIQLVQVSADDYLTLPDTINQFVAKVRDLGPNPYKGF; encoded by the coding sequence ATGAATAAGCGTGTCGGAGTCTATGTCTGCACCGGTTGTTCGATCGGCGAAGCGCTTGATGTTGAAAGCCTCAAGAGCGTCGCGATGAAAGAGTGCAAGGCAGAGTTGTGCCGGACGCATGAATTCCTTTGCGGCGACGAAGGCACCGCACAGATCCGGCAGGATATCGAAGGTGCCGGTATCGACGCTGTCGTCATTGCGGGTTGTTCGTCGCGCGCGAAGACTCAGCAGTTCAACTTCAACGGTGCTGTAGTCAGCGACCGGGTAAACCTCCGTGAGCAGGTTGCCTGGTGCCATGTGCCGAAAGACGAAGAGACCCAGGCATTAGCGGAAGATTCTCTGCGGATGGGCGTCAGCAAAGTGCGGCACATGGAACCGCTGGAACCGCTGGCGGACCCGGTCTCCCACACACTCCTCGTGGTCGGTGGTGGAATTACCGGAATCACTGCGGCGCTCGACGCTGCCAACGCCGGGTGTGACGTACTGCTTGTCGAGAAGCAGCGATGCCTGGGCGGAGCGCTCGCCGGCATAAAGAAGACCTATCCCATGCACGCGCCCTTCACAGAGGCCGTGCCAAGTCCGCTACCGGAGCGCATTGCGGCGGTTATGTCGCACCCCCGCGTAAAGGTGTTCTGCTCGACGACAATCGTACGCACTGAGGGGCAGCCCGGGGCATTCGATGTGACACTTCAGAATGGCGCCTCCAGCGCGGTGCACCGGGTAGGCGCGATCGTGATGGCAACCGGATGGAAGCCATACGACGCAAAGAAGCTTGGTGCACTCGGATATGGAGTTGCGGATGTCGTAACCAGCGTCGAACTGGAGAGCCTCGGTGCAGCGGGGCCGATCAAGCGGGTCTCGGACGGGAAGCCGGTAGAGAGCATCTTGTTCGTGCAGTGCGCCGGATCGCGTGACGCGCAACATCTCGCTTACTGCTCTTCCACTTGCTGCATGACGACGCTGAAACAGGTGGAGTACATCCGCGAACAGAATCCCACCGCGAATGTTTTTGTCATCTACAAGGATGTCACCACTCCGGGACGGTACGAAGAGTACTACCAGAAGGTCCAGAACCACCCGCTCAATTTTTTCACCAAGGGAGAAGTGAAGGGGGTGGCACGCGGTGGCGACGGAAAGCTCTCCGTCACGGTAACCGATTCGCCGCTTGGGAAATCGATCAGCATCCCTGTGGACATGGTGGTTCTGGCAACAGGCATGGTTCCCAACTCCGCCGACGGCGAAGCCATCCGCGCGTTGCACGATGCGCAGCAAAAAGTCGCCCGCAATGAGTCCGAAACCCAACGCCGGGAAGCGGAGTTAACAGTAGAGCAACTGAAACGACACGAGGGCACGGAGATCCTTCGGTTGACCTACCGTCAAGGGCCGGATCTGCCAGTACGTAACGGTGGGTTCCCGAGCTCCCACTTTATCTGCTTCCCATACGAGACTCGGCGGACGGGGATATTCACGGCGGGTGCCGTACGCGCGCCGATGGACATGGTGCGCGCCGAGGAAGACGCTGCGGGCGCTGTAATGAAGGCAATCCAAAGTGTGCACATGGCCTCGCAAGGGCAGGCGTTGCATCCCCGCGCCGGCGATCTTTCGTATCCCGTCTTCTCTCTGCAGCGCTGTACGCAGTGCAAACGCTGCACCGAGGAATGTCCATTTGGGTCTCTCGACGAGGACGAGAAGGGCACGCCGAAGTTCAATGCTTATCGCTGCCGGCGGTGCGGCATCTGCATGGGGGCCTGTCCGGAGCGGATCGTATCTTTCAAGAACTACTCGGTGGAAATGATCGCAAGCATGGTGAAGGCGATCGAAGTTCCGGAAGAAGATGAAGAGAAGCCGCGCATCGTCATCTTCGCCTGCGAGAACGATGCCTGCCCGGTGCTCGACCAGGTCGGCATGGAACGCCTGCAATACGACGCCAGTGTGCGGATCATTCCGCTGCGCTGCCTAGGGTCGATGAACATCGTGTGGATTGCCGACGCCCTCTCCCGTGGTGTGGACGGCATCCTGCTGCTGGGATGCAAGTTCGGCGACGATTACCAATGCCACTTCGTGCGTGGGAGCGAACTGGCGAATCGCCGCCTGGAAAACGTCAAGGAAACTCTGCAGCGCTTGCAGTTGGAATCCGAGCGCATCCAGTTGGTGCAAGTGTCGGCAGACGACTATCTCACGCTGCCGGACACGATCAACCAATTTGTCGCAAAGGTACGGGACCTCGGTCCCAATCCTTACAAGGGGTTCTAG
- a CDS encoding sulfite exporter TauE/SafE family protein, whose protein sequence is MHVLLPVAGISISIVLLIVGGGLIGVLCGLLGVGGGFMLTPMLITIGVPPVVAAASGTNAILATSSSGVGAHFRLKNVDLRMGAIAVLGGLAGSAFGVRIMEGLEAAGSANLVIDLAYIIMLGAVGFFILRTSLRRWRSGSIYRASITPRGLNWLSRLPLQVDFPHSRVRHSVLVPLFVCVAVGLLTAVMGVGGGFMLVPLMVYLLGMPAHVAVGTSLFQILFTCLGATYLQAGTNHTVDVVLALLLAVGSTIGAQIGVRLSRLLRGDQLMGLLGVLALAVMFKMVIGLVVAPDHLLRHPTGSVASAQHEVFVIADTNSNLPSQLFSTPHRRSRP, encoded by the coding sequence ATGCACGTGCTTTTACCGGTTGCCGGGATCAGCATCAGCATCGTGCTGTTGATCGTCGGGGGCGGACTCATTGGCGTTTTGTGCGGCCTGTTAGGCGTCGGGGGCGGTTTCATGCTCACCCCGATGCTGATCACGATCGGTGTCCCGCCCGTGGTCGCCGCCGCTTCAGGCACCAACGCCATTCTCGCGACATCCTCCTCTGGAGTCGGCGCCCATTTTCGCTTGAAAAACGTTGATCTACGCATGGGTGCAATCGCCGTGCTTGGCGGATTGGCGGGTTCAGCCTTTGGAGTGCGGATCATGGAAGGGTTAGAGGCTGCAGGAAGCGCTAACCTCGTCATAGATCTCGCTTACATCATTATGCTCGGAGCGGTGGGTTTCTTCATTCTCCGTACGAGTCTTCGCAGATGGCGCTCCGGCAGTATTTATCGGGCCAGTATTACACCTCGCGGCCTGAACTGGTTATCGCGGCTGCCGTTGCAGGTTGATTTCCCCCATTCGCGGGTTCGTCATTCCGTCCTTGTGCCTCTGTTCGTGTGTGTCGCAGTCGGGCTTCTGACCGCTGTTATGGGAGTGGGTGGCGGCTTCATGCTGGTCCCATTAATGGTCTACCTCCTGGGGATGCCGGCGCACGTTGCCGTGGGTACAAGTCTTTTTCAAATCCTGTTCACTTGCCTGGGAGCAACCTACCTGCAGGCGGGAACTAATCACACTGTGGATGTTGTGCTGGCACTGCTGCTCGCAGTGGGCTCGACCATCGGCGCGCAAATAGGCGTACGGTTGAGCCGCCTGCTGCGCGGCGACCAACTGATGGGCTTGCTTGGTGTCCTGGCGCTCGCGGTGATGTTCAAGATGGTAATCGGTCTCGTAGTGGCCCCCGACCACCTGTTGAGGCACCCGACAGGTTCAGTCGCATCGGCTCAGCATGAGGTATTCGTGATCGCCGATACGAATTCGAATCTACCATCGCAGTTGTTTTCGACACCGCACCGGAGGTCGCGACCATGA
- the sat gene encoding sulfate adenylyltransferase, whose amino-acid sequence MSKLVPPHGSTELKPLLLEGAQQIEEISRAARMKKVPMTSRETGDLLMMAIGAFTPLDGFMGKDDWKGSCDDYSLPSRKGLFWPIPITLSVKEDLANSIALGEEVALWDSETNELMGTMKVTEKYKYDKQHECKEVFRTVDPAHPGVQKVMEQPDVNLAGPVKVISESFFPDEFKGIYQRPAEARKEFESRGWSTVAALQLRNPMHNSHAYLAWIAIEVCDGVYVHQLLGKLKPGDIPADVRVKAIDALVNKYFRKERVIQGGYPMEMRYAGPREALLHAVFRQNYGCSHLIVGRDHAGVGDYYGPFDAQKIFNEVPAGALRLQPLCMDWTFYCYECGSMASMKTCPHESKAVIDDNGNYKGGARLLLSGTLLRKLMSEGKPVPAEFSRPEVIAILKEYYDKLEEKVEVKLHSAATGVKK is encoded by the coding sequence ATGAGCAAACTAGTTCCTCCACATGGCAGTACGGAACTTAAACCGCTGTTACTGGAAGGCGCCCAGCAAATCGAGGAGATCAGCCGGGCCGCCCGCATGAAGAAGGTGCCGATGACCAGTCGGGAAACCGGCGACCTGCTGATGATGGCGATCGGCGCTTTCACTCCACTCGACGGATTCATGGGCAAGGACGACTGGAAAGGGAGCTGCGACGATTACAGCTTGCCGAGCAGGAAAGGGCTTTTCTGGCCAATCCCGATCACTTTATCCGTCAAGGAAGATCTGGCGAACTCCATCGCCCTAGGGGAAGAGGTGGCGCTGTGGGATAGCGAAACCAATGAACTGATGGGAACGATGAAAGTGACCGAGAAATACAAGTACGACAAGCAACACGAGTGCAAGGAAGTTTTCCGCACGGTTGATCCGGCGCATCCCGGAGTCCAGAAGGTCATGGAACAGCCGGATGTGAACCTGGCCGGACCGGTCAAGGTCATCTCCGAGTCATTCTTCCCGGATGAGTTCAAGGGGATTTACCAGCGTCCCGCGGAAGCTCGCAAGGAATTTGAATCACGCGGCTGGAGCACGGTGGCGGCCCTGCAGTTGAGAAACCCGATGCACAACTCCCACGCATACCTTGCATGGATCGCCATCGAGGTGTGCGACGGCGTGTACGTTCACCAGCTCCTGGGCAAGCTGAAGCCCGGCGACATTCCGGCGGACGTGCGCGTCAAGGCAATCGACGCGCTCGTTAACAAGTACTTCCGCAAGGAGCGAGTTATCCAGGGCGGATATCCAATGGAGATGCGTTACGCCGGACCTCGCGAGGCTCTGCTGCATGCCGTCTTCCGCCAGAACTACGGATGCTCGCACCTGATTGTGGGGCGCGATCATGCCGGGGTTGGCGACTACTACGGGCCGTTCGATGCACAGAAGATCTTCAATGAAGTCCCGGCAGGAGCGTTGCGTCTGCAGCCCCTTTGCATGGACTGGACATTCTATTGTTATGAGTGTGGAAGCATGGCGTCGATGAAGACTTGCCCTCACGAGAGCAAGGCGGTGATTGACGACAATGGCAATTACAAGGGTGGTGCGCGCCTCCTGCTCTCGGGTACGTTGCTGCGGAAACTGATGAGCGAAGGTAAACCCGTGCCGGCGGAATTCTCTCGGCCGGAAGTAATTGCGATCCTGAAAGAGTATTACGACAAGCTGGAAGAAAAAGTCGAAGTTAAGCTGCACTCGGCTGCAACCGGGGTAAAGAAGTAG
- a CDS encoding 4Fe-4S dicluster domain-containing protein, whose amino-acid sequence MATVTIRPDRKFIEDALECGGEFKKCYQCATCVSACSLATSEHQFPRKQVLLAQWGLRDELLADPGPWLCFYCGECSKLCPRKADPGEMMMALRRYLTTAYDWTGLSRLMYRSAYWEIGILLLVAVLVGTLFTVPQSFGFGLLHRSGPEAMSTVMLEKFAPVKMVHLGDTVLALILSLLLMSNALRMFLRLTAGRRIRFRIYLTQLPQFVIQAVAQSRWKQCNDPEALKNWIRHLLLVTGYGSMFTMVVVFLPWFQVKDASFQWTSILGYYATAVLVVVTIWMIVDRMRKSSEMHRFSHLSDWLFPVLLLLTAVTGIAVNVFRLMNLPIATYTTYAVHMMIAVPMLVVEVPFGKWAHLLYRPLGIYVAGVLAESAKLEALETGAATPATEHG is encoded by the coding sequence GTGGCTACGGTAACGATTCGGCCGGACCGGAAGTTTATCGAAGACGCGTTGGAATGCGGCGGAGAGTTCAAGAAGTGTTACCAGTGCGCTACCTGTGTTTCCGCTTGCAGTCTGGCGACGTCGGAGCACCAGTTTCCACGCAAGCAGGTGCTGCTGGCTCAGTGGGGATTGAGGGACGAACTTCTGGCGGATCCCGGACCGTGGCTCTGTTTCTACTGCGGCGAATGTTCCAAGCTCTGTCCTCGCAAGGCGGATCCCGGCGAGATGATGATGGCCTTGCGCCGGTATCTCACTACCGCGTATGACTGGACCGGTTTGTCGCGGCTGATGTATCGCTCGGCGTACTGGGAGATCGGGATTCTCCTCCTGGTTGCGGTACTTGTTGGAACGTTGTTTACCGTCCCGCAGAGCTTTGGCTTCGGACTGCTGCACCGTTCCGGACCCGAGGCGATGTCCACCGTAATGCTGGAGAAGTTCGCTCCGGTCAAGATGGTGCACTTGGGCGACACGGTGCTGGCATTAATTCTCAGCCTTCTCCTGATGAGCAATGCGCTGCGGATGTTCCTGCGTCTCACCGCGGGCAGGCGCATCCGCTTCCGCATTTATCTGACGCAGCTTCCGCAGTTCGTGATACAGGCTGTGGCGCAATCGCGATGGAAACAGTGCAACGACCCGGAAGCGCTCAAGAATTGGATACGACATCTCTTGCTCGTAACCGGGTACGGCAGCATGTTCACCATGGTGGTGGTGTTCCTGCCATGGTTCCAGGTGAAAGACGCGAGTTTCCAGTGGACGAGCATTCTCGGCTACTACGCCACGGCTGTGCTGGTGGTTGTAACGATATGGATGATCGTTGACCGGATGCGCAAGTCATCGGAGATGCATCGCTTCAGCCACCTTTCTGACTGGCTGTTCCCTGTGCTGCTGCTGCTGACGGCTGTTACAGGAATTGCCGTTAATGTGTTTCGGTTGATGAATCTGCCGATCGCGACGTACACGACCTACGCCGTGCACATGATGATCGCCGTGCCGATGCTGGTGGTCGAAGTGCCATTCGGGAAGTGGGCCCACCTGTTGTACCGGCCACTGGGGATCTATGTTGCCGGGGTGCTGGCAGAATCCGCGAAGTTGGAGGCATTGGAGACTGGGGCTGCAACTCCGGCAACAGAGCATGGATGA
- a CDS encoding sulfite exporter TauE/SafE family protein, with product MKTVVVAAMLVFSAAVLLPIAGLSINSSFLIGSGILIGLLSGLLGVGGGFLLTPILITIGVPPIVAAASDTNAIVATSSSGVAAHFRLKNVDLRIGVVALIGGLLGSAFGVRILESLERVGNANLVINLAYVAMLGIVGGLILHDSIRKWRRGAMQAKDERRATSPILSKLPWQLDFPRSGVRHSVLVPLALAVIVGLMTAIMGVGGGFILVPAMVYLLGMPAHVAVGTSLFQILFTCAGTTVMQAGANHTVDIVLALIVALGSTLGAQAGARLSRFLRGDQLMGLMAVLALAMMMKMLLALVLAPPNVLKRPAGPAASLQRPHVIVASACPVGRCLCR from the coding sequence ATGAAGACCGTAGTGGTCGCGGCTATGCTCGTTTTCTCCGCTGCAGTCCTGTTGCCCATCGCTGGCCTGTCGATCAATTCCAGTTTCCTGATCGGATCGGGGATTTTGATCGGTCTCCTTTCTGGACTGCTCGGCGTGGGTGGAGGTTTTCTGCTGACGCCAATTCTCATCACGATCGGTGTTCCGCCGATAGTGGCCGCGGCTTCCGACACGAATGCTATCGTGGCGACATCTTCGTCCGGAGTGGCCGCGCATTTCCGGTTGAAGAATGTCGATTTGCGCATCGGAGTCGTCGCTCTTATCGGCGGTCTGCTCGGGTCCGCGTTCGGTGTGCGCATCCTGGAATCGCTTGAAAGAGTGGGAAACGCCAATCTCGTCATCAATCTGGCCTATGTCGCCATGCTCGGAATCGTTGGCGGCCTGATTCTGCACGACAGCATACGTAAGTGGCGCCGAGGAGCCATGCAGGCAAAAGACGAACGACGAGCTACTTCGCCGATTCTCTCGAAGCTGCCATGGCAGTTGGATTTTCCACGCTCTGGAGTTCGCCATTCCGTGCTGGTGCCTCTTGCGCTGGCAGTTATCGTCGGCCTGATGACCGCCATCATGGGCGTCGGTGGTGGATTCATCCTGGTGCCTGCGATGGTGTACCTGCTGGGCATGCCAGCGCACGTTGCCGTGGGTACGAGCCTGTTTCAGATCCTGTTCACATGTGCGGGCACGACAGTGATGCAGGCGGGGGCGAACCATACGGTCGATATTGTACTGGCGTTGATCGTGGCCCTGGGTTCGACGCTGGGTGCGCAGGCCGGAGCACGCCTGAGCCGTTTCCTCCGCGGCGATCAACTGATGGGACTCATGGCAGTCCTGGCGCTTGCGATGATGATGAAGATGTTGCTGGCCCTTGTGCTGGCGCCGCCCAACGTTTTGAAGCGTCCTGCGGGACCAGCTGCATCCCTGCAGCGGCCACATGTGATCGTTGCCAGCGCATGTCCAGTGGGGAGGTGTCTGTGCCGGTGA